From the genome of Lotus japonicus ecotype B-129 chromosome 6, LjGifu_v1.2, one region includes:
- the LOC130722421 gene encoding leucine-rich repeat receptor-like serine/threonine-protein kinase BAM3 produces MVPLTLILFTLFSLLGSSVCASSLLSDFHVLVLLKEGFQFPHPVLNSWDTSNFSSVCSWAGIQCHKGRVESVDLTDMALYGSVSPSISTLDRLTHLSLTGNNFTGTIDITNLTSLQFLNISNNMFSGHMDWNYTTLENLQVIDAYNNNFTALLPLGLLSLKRLRYLDLGGNFFYGEIPESYGNLAGLEYLSVAGNDIRGKIPGELGNLTNLREIYLGYYNSFEGGIPVEFGKLVNLVHMDLSSCDLDGPIPRELGNLKKLNTLYLHINQLSGSIPKQLGNLTNLVHLDLSSNALTGEIPFEFINLKQLKLFNLFLNRLHGSIPEYLADLQDLETLGLWMNNFTGEIPQNLGLSGNLQVLDLSSNKLTGVIPPHLCSSNQLRILILLNNFLFGPIPEGVGTCYSLTRVRLGQNYLNGSIPNGLLYLPKLNLAELQNNYLSGTLSENANSSSQPVNLEQLDLSNNALSGPLPYSVSNFSTIQILLLSGNQFSGPIPPSIGGLNQVLKLDLSRNSLSGEIPPEVGYCVHLTYLDMSQNNLSGSIPPIISNIRILNYLNLSRNHLNQTIPRSIGTMKSLTVADFSFNEFSGKLPESGQFGLFNASSFAGNPQLCGSLLNNPCNLTRIASNSGKSPADFKLIFALGLLVCSLIFAIAAIIKSKSFKRNGPGSWKMTTFQKVEFTVSDILECVKDGNVIGRGGAGIVYHGKMPNGVEVAVKKLMGFGANSHDHGFRAEIQTLGNIRHRNIVRLLAFCSNKDTNLLVYEYMRNGSLGEALHGKKGAFLSWNMRYKISIDSAKGLCYLHHDCSPLILHRDVKSNNILLNSNFEAHVADFGLAKFLVDTGASEYMSSIAGSYGYIAPEYAYTLRVDEKSDVYSFGVVLLELITGRKPVGDFGEGVDLVQWCKKATNCRKEEVMNIADVRLTVVPKEEAMHMLFIAMLCLEENSVERPTMREVVQMLSEFPQQTLTLEYQSSSSNYSTITSPGPATKKLQPCLPTFKQDLLV; encoded by the exons ATGGTCCCCTTGACCTTGATTCTTTTCACTCTGTTTTCTCTTCTGGGTTCCTCTGTTTGTGCTTCATCCTTGCTAAGTGATTTCCATGTCCTAGTCTTGCTTAAAGAAGGATTCCAATTCCCACACCCAGTTCTAAACAGTTGGGACACTTCCAATTTCAGCTCAGTTTGTTCATGGGCTGGAATTCAATGCCACAAGGGACGAGTTGAGTCGGTGGACTTAACAGATATGGCTCTGTATGGCTCTGTTTCTCCTTCAATTTCCACACTTGATAGGCTCACACACCTTTCCCTTACAGGCAACAACTTCACTGGCACCATTGACATCACCAACTTGACCAGCCTTCAATTTCTCAATATCTCCAATAACATGTTCAGTGGCCACATGGACTGGAACTACACCACCCTGGAGAACTTACAAGTAATTGATGCCTACAACAATAACTTCACAGCCTTGCTCCCTCTGGGGCTTCTGAGTTTGAAGAGGCTGAGGTACTTGGATCTTGGTGGGAACTTCTTCTACGGTGAAATCCCAGAAAGCTATGGAAATTTAGCAGGCCTGGAGTATCTCTCAGTAGCAGGAAATGACATTCGTGGCAAAATCCCAGGTGAGTTGGGAAATCTCACTAACTTGAGGGAGATTTATTTGGGCTATTACAATTCTTTTGAAGGTGGGATTCCAGTGGAGTTTGGAAAGTTGGTAAATTTAGTTCACATGGATCTCTCAAGCTGTGATTTGGATGGTCCAATTCCAAGAGAGTTAGGCAACTTGAAGAAACTCAACACTCTTTACTTGCATATCAATCAGCTTTCTGGTTCAATACCAAAACAGCTCGGCAACTTGACTAACTTGGTGCACCTTGACCTTTCCAGCAATGCACTCACTGGAGAAATCCCATTTGAGTTCATCAACCTCAAACAACTCAAGCTTTTCAATCTTTTCTTGAACAGGTTACACGGCTCCATACCGGAATACCTTGCAGACTTGCAGGATTTAGAGACACTCGGGCTGTGGATGAACAACTTCACAGGAGAAATTCCACAGAACCTAGGCCTGAGTGGGAATCTGCAAGTGCTTGATTTGTCCTCCAATAAGCTCACTGGTGTGATTCCACCTCACCTGTGTTCCTCAAACCAGCTCAGGATTTTGATTCTTCTGAATAACTTCCTCTTTGGGCCCATACCTGAAGGTGTGGGAACATGTTACAGTCTCACTAGAGTAAGGTTAGGGCAGAATTACCTGAATGGTAGCATTCCAAATGGCCTTCTTTACCTTCCTAAGCTAAATTTAGCTGAGTTACAGAACAACTACTTGTCAGGAACTTTGTCAGAGAATGCTAATAGTTCCTCTCAGCCTGTTAATTTAGAACAACTTGATTTGTCAAACAATGCCTTGTCTGGTCCTTTACCATATTCAGTCTCAAATTTCTCTACCATTCAAATCCTTTTGCTTAGTGGAAACCAGTTCTCAGGTCCAATTCCACCTTCCATTGGAGGACTCAATCAAGTGCTAAAGCTTGATCTTAGCAGAAACTCATTATCTGGGGAAATTCCTCCTGAAGTTGGGTACTGTGTCCATCTTACCTACCTTGACATGAGCCAGAACAATCTTTCTGGCTCCATCCCTCCTATAATTTCCAATATTCGTATCTTGAATTACTTGAACTTGTCAAGAAACCATTTGAACCAAACCATCCCAAGATCAATAGGAACCATGAAAAGCCTCACTGTTGCTGATTTCTCCTTCAATGAGTTCTCCGGCAAATTGCCAGAGTCAGGGCAATTTGGCTTGTTCAATGCCTCATCTTTTGCAGGAAACCCTCAACTTTGTGGTTCTCTGTTAAACAACCCTTGTAATCTGACGAGAATTGCATCGAATTCTGGAAAAAGCCCTGCAGATTTCAAGCTAATATTTGCCCTTGGCCTATTGGTATGCTCCCTAATATTTGCAATTGCAGCAATTATAAAATCCAAGTCATTCAAAAGGAATGGCCCTGGTTCCTGGAAGATGACAACGTTCCAGAAAGTGGAATTCACAGTTTCAGACATCCTTGAATGCGTGAAAGATGGCAACGTGATTGGAAGAGGAGGTGCTGGGATTGTTTACCATGGAAAAATGCCAAACGGGGTCGAAGTTGCAGTGAAGAAATTGATGGGGTTCGGTGCAAACAGCCATGACCATGGGTTCCGAGCTGAAATCCAAACTCTAGGAAACATAAGGCACAGAAACATAGTGAGGCTACTCGCATTCTGCTCCAACAAGGACACAAATCTGCTGGTGTACGAGTACATGAGGAATGGAAGCTTAGGTGAGGCATTGCATGGGAAGAAAGGTGCATTCCTGAGCTGGAACATGAGGTACAAAATCTCCATTGATTCAGCGAAAGGGCTCTGCTACCTTCACCATGATTGTTCACCATTGATACTCCACCGAGACGTGAAGTCGAACAACATTCTGTTGAATTCAAATTTCGAAGCACACGTCGCTGATTTCGGCCTCGCAAAGTTCTTGGTGGATACCGGCGCCTCCGAGTACATGTCTTCAATTGCAGGCTCCTACGGTTACATTGCACCTG AATATGCTTATACATTGAGGGTGGATGAAAAAAGTGATGTTTATAGTTTTGGAGTTGTTCTACTGGAGCTAATAACAGGGAGGAAACCGGTGGGAGATTTCGGCGAAGGTGTGGATCTTGTACAATGGTGTAAGAAAGCAACGAATTGCCGGAAAGAAGAGGTGATGAACATAGCTGATGTGAGGCTAACGGTGGTGCCAAAAGAGGAAGCAATGCACATGTTGTTCATTGCAATGTTATGCTTAGAAGAGAACAGTGTGGAGAGACCCACCATGAGGGAAGTGGTTCAGATGCTCTCTGAATTTCCTCAGCAAACACTTACACTAGAGTACCAATCATCTTCCTCTAATTATTCCACAATTACAAGCCCAGGCCCAGCAACCAAGAAACTTCAACCTTGTCTACCCACTTTTAAACAAGACCTTTTGGTTTAG
- the LOC130722825 gene encoding uncharacterized protein LOC130722825 — protein MIKIKSYFYSAPYGSTFDLHRTFHNHWQPPKPTFAVVATPIRLWVVPSFYGKKLPYSMDLVLMDAKGCKIHAFVTQSLIYKFQALLNEGCVYHIFFFGVGENGGNFRTTSHAKS, from the exons atgatCAAAATAAAAAGTTATTTCTATTCAGCACCTTATGGCTCGACCTTCGACCTCCACCGGACCTTCCACAACCATTGGCAACCACCTAAACCGACGTTTGCAG TTGTTGCTACGCCCATCCGGTTGTGGGTAGTCCCAAGCTTCTATGGGAAGAAATTGCCCTACTCCATGGATTTAGTGCTGATGGATGCAAAG GGCTGTAAGATCCATGCTTTTGTAACGCAGTCTCTGATTTACAAGTTTCAAGCTTTACTTAATGAGGGATGTGTTTATcacattttcttctttggagtAGGGGAAAACGGAGGAAATTTCAGAACAACTTCCCATGCAAAATCATGA
- the LOC130726424 gene encoding protein DMP3, which produces MKEGSVRQRAASATNNESDEAKKKNNSNTEEEAGAVDGSLRRSPSLARRAVSQTLTSTATLANLLPTGTLLAFQMLTPVFTNNGSCDSVTRLLTLMLLLLLGLSSFLACFTDTVKASDGRVYHGLATFTGLWLFDHPEPDPSSSSSSGLPDLSKYKVRLLDWVHALLSVLVFCSVALRDKNVVTCFYGPKPEHETQEVLNIVPVGIGVLSSLLFVVFPTTRHGIGYPRS; this is translated from the coding sequence ATGAAAGAAGGTTCGGTTAGACAACGAGCTGCCTCAGCCACCAATAATGAATCTGATGAggcgaagaagaagaacaacagcaacacagaagaagaagcaggagCAGTTGATGGATCATTAAGAAGGTCGCCGTCACTGGCGAGACGTGCGGTGTCTCAAACACTGACGAGCACGGCCACGTTGGCCAACCTTCTTCCGACTGGCACCCTGTTAGCGTTCCAGATGCTGACCCCTGTCTTCACCAACAACGGCTCTTGTGACTCCGTCACGCGGCTTCTCACCCTCATGCTCCTTCTCCTGCTCGGACTGTCTTCCTTCCTAGCCTGCTTCACGGACACCGTGAAGGCATCCGATGGACGCGTGTACCATGGCCTCGCCACCTTCACAGGCCTCTGGCTCTTTGACCACCCTGAACCGGACCCCTCATCATCGTCATCTTCCGGGTTGCCTGATCTGAGCAAGTACAAAGTGAGGTTGTTGGATTGGGTGCATGCCCTGCTGTCAGTTCTCGTCTTCTGTTCCGTGGCGTTGAGGGATAAAAACGTGGTCACCTGCTTCTACGGACCGAAGCCGGAGCACGAGACTCAGGAGGTGCTGAATATTGTCCCGGTTGGCATTGGGGTTCTCTCCAGCTTGCTCTTTGTCGTTTTTCCAACCACAAGGCATGGCATTGGCTACCCCCGCAGTTGA